From Streptomyces sp. NBC_01460, a single genomic window includes:
- a CDS encoding DUF4349 domain-containing protein, translated as MPYGRHTDSHPPTRRRTRALAAAGLLVTLLATGACGASSGGDDQGLNSAADQKAAAPAGVGAGAKDAEKSGAGTSSTPKPGSAVAVHVIRTATLGIEVKSVPKAVAAARATTEGAGGLVAEENTERVDDTHEVSHLVLRVPQDAYAEVLRDLAGTGKLLSRTSNAKDVTGQVVDVESRIATQRASVTRVRDLMDKAEKLTDVVTLEGELSSRQADLESLLAQQKSLKDRTTLATVTLELNEPEAEANDPQDEDTGFLDALSGGWDAFVTVLRWITVAIGATAPFLAAAAVLVLLWRLLRGRLPRRRTTAPGKATEPAEAPPAP; from the coding sequence ATGCCATACGGACGCCACACGGACAGTCATCCGCCCACCCGCCGGCGCACGCGCGCACTGGCGGCCGCCGGACTGCTCGTCACACTTCTTGCCACCGGTGCCTGCGGCGCCTCTTCCGGCGGCGACGACCAGGGGCTGAATTCGGCGGCGGACCAGAAGGCGGCCGCCCCCGCCGGCGTCGGGGCCGGCGCGAAGGACGCGGAGAAGTCCGGTGCCGGGACCTCCTCGACGCCGAAGCCGGGCTCCGCGGTCGCGGTCCACGTCATCCGCACGGCCACGCTCGGCATCGAGGTGAAGAGCGTGCCGAAGGCGGTGGCAGCCGCCCGCGCCACCACGGAGGGCGCGGGCGGGCTCGTCGCCGAGGAGAACACGGAGCGGGTCGACGACACCCACGAGGTCTCCCACCTCGTCCTGCGGGTGCCGCAGGACGCGTACGCCGAGGTGCTGCGCGACCTCGCGGGGACCGGGAAACTGCTGTCCCGTACGTCGAACGCGAAGGATGTCACGGGCCAGGTCGTCGACGTCGAGAGCCGGATCGCCACCCAGCGGGCGAGCGTCACCCGGGTCCGCGACCTGATGGACAAGGCCGAGAAGCTCACCGACGTGGTGACCCTGGAGGGCGAACTCAGCAGCCGTCAGGCCGACCTGGAGTCGCTGCTCGCCCAGCAGAAGTCGCTGAAGGACCGCACCACGCTGGCGACCGTCACACTCGAACTCAACGAACCGGAGGCGGAGGCGAACGACCCCCAGGACGAGGACACCGGCTTCCTCGACGCCCTGAGCGGTGGCTGGGACGCCTTCGTGACGGTACTGCGGTGGATCACCGTGGCGATCGGTGCCACGGCCCCCTTCCTGGCCGCCGCGGCCGTGCTGGTGCTGCTGTGGCGTCTGCTGCGCGGCCGGCTGCCGCGCCGCCGCACGACGGCCCCCGGGAAGGCCACGGAGCCCGCAGAGGCCCCACCGGCCCCGTAG